From the genome of Blautia hydrogenotrophica DSM 10507:
TCTTCGACTTCCTCAACTTCTCATTCATTAAAAATTACCAGATATAGTATAGCTGAAAGTCCACATTTTTTCAACTCTTACTTCCTCTGAAAATCGTAATTTCACGAAAAATCCAATCTTTTTGCAAAATGCTTATAAAGAAGCAATTCTACTTTCTCATGATTCCTTTCCCTCACCGCCTGAAAAATCTCTTCATGCTCCTGGATATTTGCAATATAAGCTACCTTATTATGACTTTGCTCATAGGTACCTGCCAGAAAAAGCAGATCAAAAATGCTGTTGCACAGCTGATTCATCCGTTCATTCTGCAAAACGGTAACAAAACATCTATCAAAAGAAAATGCCTCATCTACAATGTCAAAGTCTGAGTACGCACTGGTAATCACTCTTTGTTTATTCAACTGCTCTTCCATAGCCTCCAACAATTGAGGAATCTTCTTTTTCA
Proteins encoded in this window:
- a CDS encoding GntR family transcriptional regulator, which translates into the protein MKAGVTMRKIKKNTMKNQAYEIIRKKILNQSYIPGEKISIASLTEELQISNTPIREALSMLEEHGLVEITPNSGFKMKQFTQESFNELTDAFVGLLLGGYRMCIMKKKIPQLLEAMEEQLNKQRVITSAYSDFDIVDEAFSFDRCFVTVLQNERMNQLCNSIFDLLFLAGTYEQSHNKVAYIANIQEHEEIFQAVRERNHEKVELLLYKHFAKRLDFS